DNA from Arthrobacter sp. SLBN-112:
CGACGAAGAGGCCTGCACCGATGACGCCGGCGATGGCGATCATGGACAGGTGCCTGGGTTTCAGGGACTTTGAAAGTTGCTGGTCAGCATGCATGGAAGCGCCGTCCTGTTGGGGAAATAGCAGAGGTTGAGCGGGGTGCCGTGGCGGACCACCGGGGACCGTGTGATGCACCACATCGTCGTTTCACCCTAGGTCCGCCATTATGCGCCTTGCTTTGTGCACTCCAACAGATCTGATTGTGCCCAACAGGACGTGACTCCAAGCAGGAACCATGAGGGGCAAATAAAGTTTCCTCCCAGGCACTTTTGTAATGTGCCGGAAACCACGCGCCGTTCGTTCCTTGCGCGGCGGACGCGGGGGTTTCCCCTAGACGTCCCGCCGTTTCAGCAGGACTGCGGCGAGCAATACGGGGATGACCACCCAGCCGCCGAGGACCAGCGCCGCCTGCCAGGCTTCCAGTGTGTCGGGAACGTGCTGGGCGGCCGTCAGCGGCTCAACGGTGTTGCCCGGCAGGTACTTCCGGGCCTCCTTGAAGAAGTCCCCGGGGATGAGCTGGAAGGCGATGGGCGCCACAAAGAAGATGCCCACCAGGCTCATGATGCCGCCGGCGGAATTCCTGATCAGCGTGCCGAGCGCCATGCCGATGGCGGCGACGGCTGCCACGTAGATGCTGTTGACCAACAGGAGCTTCAGGGACTGTGAACTGCCAAGATCCAGAGTGAGCCCGTAGTTGTCCAGGATGGGCACGGCCACCAGCCCCGCCACCCAGGTGGACACGGCAGTGACCACGAACGATGTCACCATGACCACCACGAGCTTTGCCGCGAACGCAGGCAGCCTCCTGGGCACGGCGGCGAAGGTGGACCGCGCCATCCCGGTGGTGAATTCCGAACTCATGAGGAGCACGCCGAGGGACCCAAGGATCAGCTGGGCGAAGGCGATGCCGGAGGTGGGCACGCTGACGGCAAGGTCGCCGCCCTGCGATGCCATTCGGGCCGCGGCCTGCGGATCCCGCGTAGCGGCGTCGGCGAACTGGCCGGTCCCCCATGCGGACAGGGCACCGAAACCGACCATGACCACCACGGTGGAAGCGAGCAGGACCAGCGTGGAAAGGAGGCTGCGGAACTTGATGACTTCCGAGTTCAGCACCCGGAGGAACGTGGGGCCGGGCAGGGCGCGGCCCCCGTTGCGGACGTTGCGGCCCCCGGCGGATGCTGCAGGTTCGGGCGGGGACGTGGATTCAGTGGCCATTGCGTTCATTACTTGCTGACCTCCGCAGCGGGAAGGGAGTGGTATTCGACGTCGTCCTTTGTCAGTTCCATGTAGGCCTCCTCGAGGCTGGCGACGAGCGGCGTGAGTTCGTAGATCATGACCTGGTTTTCCAGGGCGGCTGCCGCGATGGTTCTGGGCTCCAGGCCCGTCACTTCAAGCATTTCCCGTTCCGGGACGTCGATGGATGCTCCCCGTGCGGCAAGAAGCTGGTGGAGCCGGCCAGGCTCGTCCGTGCGGACGCGGACCCGGGCCTGGCCCTTGCCCGTGATGATGTCGCGGATGGGTGCGTCGGCAATCACGCGGCCGCGTCCAATGACGATCAGGTGGTCCGCGGTCTGCGCCATCTCGCTCATCAAGTGGCTGGAAAGGAACACCGTGCGTCCCTGCCCCGCGAGGTAGCGGACCAGGTTCCGCACCCAGACCACACCTTCCGGGTCCAGGCCGTTCACGGGTTCGTCGAGGATGAGGGTCTGCGGGTCCCCCAGCAGGGCCGCCGCAATGCCCAGCCGCTGGCCCATTCCCAGGGAGAAGCCGCCGGCCTTCTTGCGTGCCACGGCGTCCAGCCCCGTCATTTCAATGACCTCATGCACCCGGGACTTGGGGATGCTGTGTGTGGCAGCCATGGCCAGCAGGTGGTTGTAGGCGCTGCGGCTGGTGTGCACGGCCTTGGCGTCCAGCAGTGCACCCACTTCGCGCAGGGGTGCCTTGTGCCTGACGTAAGGGAGGCCGTTCACGGTGACAGATCCCGACGTCGGCCGGTCCAGTCCCATGATCATCCGCATGGTGGTGGACTTTCCTGCGCCGTTGGGGCCCAGGAAGCCGGTTACTTGCCCTGCCCGGACTGTAAAGCTGACACCGGCCACGGCGGTTTTGGCGCCGTATACCTTTGTCAGCCCTTTTGCCTCGATCATGGAGAATCCTTTGCATCGCAGCGCGCGGCTGCGGACGGTGGTTGGTGGGTGTTCACGCCCTACGCTACCGACGCCGGGCCAGGTTTTCCCCGGAATCAGGGATGATTCAGGGGAGAATCAGGGTTCGACTCCTGCCGCCGCGACTGGTCAGCGGCGCGGTGAGTAGTACGTCAGGGCCCGCGGCCGGATCCGGTAGGCCACACTGCGCACTCCCGCCAGCGCTTCTCCATCCACTGCCAGCGCCATGGGTGCGCCGCCGGCGTCAATCCTGACCTCCGCGGCCTCCCGCAGATGGGTGATGCGGGAACTTGCAACCGTGCCTGTCAGCACGGACCACAGCAGCCGCACCCGCGCGAAGGATTCATCGGCGGTAATCATCCGCACATCCAGCATCCCGTCATCCATCACCGGCCGGAAAAGAGGCGCATGGTCCCGGGGGTAAAACCGGCCCCGGCCCAGATAGGCGATCCACACCTTGTGCACCACTCCGTCCACGGACAGGGTGATGGGGGTGCCCGCGGCAAAGGTCCTGAACATCGCCACGACGCCGGCCAACGGCTTCCCCAGCGCCGGCTGCAGGTGCTCCCGCCGCCGCACGAAGTTCGGATACAGGCCGATGCTTGAGGTGTTGAGCATAACCAGTTCGGATACCTCGGGGCTTCCCGCCAGGCCACGTTCCGCGGTTACGACGCCGATGTCAGCCAGGGCCGCATCACCTTTGCCCGCCGCTTCCACAGCATCCTTCAGGCTTCCCGTCCCCGCGTCGCGGGCAAAGTGGTTCAGGGTTCCCCCCGGCAGGACCAGCAGGGGAATGGAACGTTCGACAGCGGCTGCGGCCGCCGCTCCGACGGTTCCGTCCCCGCCCCACACGCCAAGGGCACGGGTGCCGGGGAAATCAGCGGTGGCGGCAATCCGCTGCAGCAGGTCCTCATCCGGCTGCACGGTGTTTATATGTGCCTTGGGAAATACTTCTTTGAGCGCGGAGGCGGTCTCCTCCTTGAACGATCCACCCAGAGTGTTGACCACGATGCTCAAGCCCTCGCCGTCCGGCAGTTCGGGTGCACTGGTCCAGGCCCTCGTGGTCTGAGGT
Protein-coding regions in this window:
- a CDS encoding ABC transporter ATP-binding protein, with the protein product MIEAKGLTKVYGAKTAVAGVSFTVRAGQVTGFLGPNGAGKSTTMRMIMGLDRPTSGSVTVNGLPYVRHKAPLREVGALLDAKAVHTSRSAYNHLLAMAATHSIPKSRVHEVIEMTGLDAVARKKAGGFSLGMGQRLGIAAALLGDPQTLILDEPVNGLDPEGVVWVRNLVRYLAGQGRTVFLSSHLMSEMAQTADHLIVIGRGRVIADAPIRDIITGKGQARVRVRTDEPGRLHQLLAARGASIDVPEREMLEVTGLEPRTIAAAALENQVMIYELTPLVASLEEAYMELTKDDVEYHSLPAAEVSK
- a CDS encoding ABC transporter permease gives rise to the protein MATESTSPPEPAASAGGRNVRNGGRALPGPTFLRVLNSEVIKFRSLLSTLVLLASTVVVMVGFGALSAWGTGQFADAATRDPQAAARMASQGGDLAVSVPTSGIAFAQLILGSLGVLLMSSEFTTGMARSTFAAVPRRLPAFAAKLVVVMVTSFVVTAVSTWVAGLVAVPILDNYGLTLDLGSSQSLKLLLVNSIYVAAVAAIGMALGTLIRNSAGGIMSLVGIFFVAPIAFQLIPGDFFKEARKYLPGNTVEPLTAAQHVPDTLEAWQAALVLGGWVVIPVLLAAVLLKRRDV
- a CDS encoding bifunctional phosphatase PAP2/diacylglycerol kinase family protein, whose product is MQSARPRGRSWISRLDRYLLKHVSNLPGGNHDVFFRRLSASANKGKLWMGAAALLALFPGKTRRAALHGLLAQGVASAVTNVVFKTLLPRTRPLPEHLPVFRFVHPQPTSSSMPSGHSASAIAFAVGAGLVRPAVGAALAPAALGVAYSRVHTGAHWPSDVLFGSALGAGAALVTRHWWPVRPPIPQTTRAWTSAPELPDGEGLSIVVNTLGGSFKEETASALKEVFPKAHINTVQPDEDLLQRIAATADFPGTRALGVWGGDGTVGAAAAAAVERSIPLLVLPGGTLNHFARDAGTGSLKDAVEAAGKGDAALADIGVVTAERGLAGSPEVSELVMLNTSSIGLYPNFVRRREHLQPALGKPLAGVVAMFRTFAAGTPITLSVDGVVHKVWIAYLGRGRFYPRDHAPLFRPVMDDGMLDVRMITADESFARVRLLWSVLTGTVASSRITHLREAAEVRIDAGGAPMALAVDGEALAGVRSVAYRIRPRALTYYSPRR